In a genomic window of Agarivorans albus:
- a CDS encoding PhzF family phenazine biosynthesis protein → MNLKMHQVDSFTRDLFGGNPAAVIVLEAWLEDSVMQAIAIENNLSETAFLVADEPGSYLIRWFSPICEIDFCGHATLAAAHVLFNQQPTLQELHFTTLQVGELKARRGDNGLIAMDFPSCPPHMEFETPSALLDGVSVKPSEVWRNQQAYFLVYQQQAQVEALEVDLDLLKTLAPYDVVVTAPGEEHDFVSRYFWPANGGAEDPVTGSIHAGLTPFWTKRLGKDELQAYQASKRGGVLHCQQLGDRVTIAGHAKTYFEGTVFL, encoded by the coding sequence ATGAACTTAAAAATGCATCAGGTAGATAGCTTCACCCGTGATCTTTTTGGCGGCAACCCTGCTGCGGTTATTGTCTTAGAAGCTTGGTTAGAAGATAGCGTAATGCAGGCCATTGCTATCGAAAATAACCTTTCTGAAACAGCCTTTTTAGTAGCCGACGAACCGGGCTCCTACCTTATTCGTTGGTTTTCTCCCATCTGCGAAATTGACTTCTGTGGCCACGCTACATTGGCAGCAGCTCATGTTTTGTTTAATCAACAACCCACGCTGCAAGAACTCCACTTTACTACCTTGCAAGTGGGTGAACTAAAAGCGCGCCGTGGTGATAATGGTTTAATTGCAATGGACTTTCCGAGTTGCCCGCCACACATGGAGTTTGAAACGCCGTCGGCGTTGCTTGATGGTGTATCGGTTAAACCCAGTGAAGTATGGCGAAATCAACAAGCCTATTTTCTGGTCTACCAACAACAAGCCCAAGTTGAGGCCCTTGAGGTTGATCTAGATCTGCTCAAAACCTTAGCGCCTTATGATGTTGTAGTGACAGCCCCTGGTGAAGAACATGATTTTGTTTCACGTTATTTTTGGCCAGCCAATGGCGGTGCTGAAGATCCGGTCACTGGTTCAATTCATGCGGGCCTAACACCGTTTTGGACTAAGCGCTTGGGTAAAGATGAGCTACAGGCCTACCAAGCTTCTAAGCGTGGTGGAGTATTACATTGTCAGCAGCTTGGCGATCGAGTCACTATTGCGGGTCATGCCAAAACCTATTTTGAAGGCACTGTGTTTTTGTAA
- a CDS encoding VOC family protein has protein sequence MNQHEKLNYVEFPSSDLAATKQFFSQAFAWQFEDFGEQYTAFSGQGLDGGFFHAPLASSTENGAALLVFYSEQLEQTLAKVEAAGGRIVKDIFSFPGGRRFHFCEPSGNEFAVWSDSE, from the coding sequence ATGAATCAGCACGAAAAATTAAACTATGTTGAGTTTCCCAGCAGTGATTTAGCGGCGACTAAACAGTTTTTTAGCCAAGCCTTTGCGTGGCAATTTGAAGACTTTGGTGAGCAATATACGGCCTTTTCTGGTCAAGGTTTAGATGGCGGTTTTTTCCACGCTCCTTTAGCTTCTAGTACTGAAAATGGTGCTGCTTTACTGGTTTTTTATAGTGAACAGCTTGAGCAAACCTTGGCTAAAGTCGAAGCGGCAGGTGGGAGAATAGTAAAAGACATTTTTAGTTTCCCTGGTGGTCGACGTTTTCATTTTTGCGAGCCTAGTGGTAATGAGTTTGCGGTATGGTCAGACAGTGAATAA
- a CDS encoding DMT family transporter, which yields MNKASPVTTWLATVVALIAFAGNSVLCRLALGESQIDAASFTAVRLLAGAVTLAILLSLRPSSGKVQSKGSWWSGLMLFSYAACFSFAYLYLDTGIGALILFAAVQLSMVGISIVKGARLRLGELAGIVLAFCGLIILLAPSEQASVSVLGFILMVVAGCAWGIYTLNGRGSLSPSRDTCFNFWRSLPFLVVLLPWLVTQSALSTYGLLLALSSGALASGLGYWIWYIALGGLSASQAAVLQLLVPLIAALGGWAFASEPLGFSFMLSAGLVLGGILLTIYSRQRGLKAAVQGG from the coding sequence GTGAATAAAGCATCCCCTGTAACAACTTGGTTGGCTACCGTGGTGGCCTTAATTGCATTTGCAGGCAACTCGGTGCTATGTCGCTTAGCACTCGGCGAGTCGCAAATTGATGCTGCTAGTTTTACCGCAGTGCGTTTATTAGCGGGCGCCGTTACCTTAGCAATATTGCTTAGCCTTAGGCCATCTTCTGGCAAGGTTCAAAGTAAAGGCAGTTGGTGGTCTGGTTTAATGTTGTTTAGCTACGCGGCATGCTTCTCCTTTGCTTACCTTTATTTAGACACCGGCATCGGTGCATTAATATTGTTTGCCGCGGTGCAGCTAAGCATGGTGGGTATATCGATAGTTAAAGGTGCACGCTTACGTTTGGGCGAGCTGGCAGGCATTGTTTTGGCGTTTTGTGGTTTGATTATTTTGCTAGCACCCAGTGAGCAAGCGTCGGTATCGGTGCTAGGTTTTATACTCATGGTGGTGGCAGGCTGCGCCTGGGGTATCTATACCTTGAATGGTCGCGGTTCGTTAAGCCCTAGTAGGGATACCTGTTTTAATTTTTGGCGTAGTTTGCCCTTTTTAGTGGTATTGCTGCCTTGGTTGGTGACCCAATCAGCCTTAAGTACTTATGGCTTGCTACTGGCACTTAGCTCTGGTGCGCTAGCATCGGGACTCGGTTATTGGATTTGGTACATTGCTTTGGGTGGATTGTCGGCTAGCCAAGCTGCTGTGTTGCAGTTATTGGTGCCACTTATTGCAGCTTTGGGCGGCTGGGCTTTTGCCAGCGAGCCGCTTGGATTTAGCTTTATGCTCTCGGCAGGTTTAGTATTAGGGGGTATTTTGCTCACTATTTACAGTCGCCAGCGAGGACTAAAAGCCGCTGTGCAAGGAGGCTAA
- a CDS encoding glutathione S-transferase N-terminal domain-containing protein encodes MAQHYQLIVGRDSTWSLRAYLCMQLAELEFSCNAIALGEAGYQQQLAKLSPSKLVPVLHVDDLVIHDSLAISEYLNEQASGKIYPVQADLRAQARSYLAELHAGFAAIRQGLPFQFEKQARPASLSAEINTEIARLSEIWQQFDGCFAFNKAGAIDAFYAVMALRLANYGIELEGAAGRYQQHLISWPLFQRAINTAKQW; translated from the coding sequence ATGGCGCAACATTATCAACTCATTGTAGGGCGAGACTCTACTTGGTCATTGCGGGCTTACCTTTGTATGCAGTTGGCAGAGCTTGAGTTTAGCTGCAATGCCATCGCACTTGGTGAAGCGGGCTATCAGCAGCAACTCGCTAAGTTGTCACCCAGTAAACTCGTACCGGTGTTGCATGTCGATGATTTGGTCATTCATGACTCTTTGGCCATTAGTGAGTACCTAAATGAACAAGCCTCAGGCAAGATTTACCCTGTTCAAGCCGATTTGCGTGCTCAAGCTCGTAGCTATTTAGCGGAGCTACATGCTGGCTTTGCGGCAATTCGTCAAGGTTTACCTTTTCAGTTTGAAAAACAAGCACGGCCAGCCAGCTTATCTGCTGAGATTAATACTGAAATCGCACGTTTGAGCGAGATTTGGCAGCAGTTCGACGGCTGCTTTGCCTTTAATAAAGCCGGCGCTATAGATGCTTTTTATGCGGTAATGGCTTTACGCCTAGCCAACTATGGCATCGAGTTAGAAGGGGCCGCGGGGCGTTACCAGCAGCACCTTATTTCTTGGCCGCTATTTCAGCGAGCGATAAACACAGCGAAGCAGTGGTAA
- a CDS encoding DUF1801 domain-containing protein, translated as MDKPLKPELQAAIARYPAAVQQQVLRLRAEILEVAAGSEGVGELLETLKWGELSFVTEQSKSGSTLRVAWNAKQAEYLGLYVNCKTSLVNSYQTLFPGLFVYQKQRALLLPLDSEWPLAELRICIAMALRYHLDKRKR; from the coding sequence ATGGATAAGCCCTTAAAGCCTGAATTGCAGGCCGCCATTGCACGCTATCCTGCAGCGGTGCAGCAACAAGTATTAAGGCTAAGGGCCGAGATACTGGAAGTTGCTGCAGGTTCTGAAGGGGTGGGGGAGCTGCTAGAAACCTTAAAGTGGGGAGAACTGTCCTTTGTGACCGAACAAAGTAAATCGGGCAGTACTTTACGGGTTGCATGGAACGCCAAGCAGGCCGAGTATTTGGGTTTATATGTAAACTGTAAAACTAGCTTGGTGAACAGCTACCAAACCTTGTTTCCGGGATTGTTTGTTTATCAAAAGCAGCGCGCTTTGCTGCTCCCTTTAGACTCCGAATGGCCTTTGGCAGAGTTGCGGATCTGTATTGCTATGGCTCTGCGCTATCATTTAGATAAACGAAAACGCTAA
- a CDS encoding Solitary outer membrane autotransporter beta-barrel domain, whose protein sequence is MQFYSWMNIRKASHYWLAGSLLLSASYSQAALVEGHLEDEILPVLQRNLAGTFAADAVIHDRETVTIGFVNFDPSGFIPIDDDNLGGDDANRLKNELKTITLPLTLALPWHGRAWESYATGRLGYTQRFHDITLYEELDPTRDHEKLKVYSGFLAGGAHWDGLENWRFTAELGGSIRRLEQEYIYNNSISQIFQPLFDGVLTNFSLNAWMLQPSLALQYQKRWTKHKLKYRSRFAYMYGESFGADVPSHQVDIAASSWRNTLYYSHPIGRMLDISFAGQLSASRVDLGGNTNEAFQTPHYYEFGFDLLMGTGAYGEGWLDNVSIGLLFNYGSVLKGGSLVFNYNTY, encoded by the coding sequence TTGCAGTTTTATTCATGGATGAATATTCGGAAAGCTAGCCACTATTGGCTTGCTGGTAGCTTGTTGTTGTCCGCAAGCTATAGCCAAGCCGCATTGGTAGAAGGACACTTAGAAGATGAGATATTGCCGGTATTGCAGCGTAACTTGGCAGGCACCTTTGCCGCCGATGCGGTGATTCACGACCGTGAAACGGTAACCATTGGTTTTGTTAACTTTGACCCTTCTGGCTTTATTCCCATTGATGATGACAACTTGGGAGGTGATGACGCTAACCGGCTGAAAAATGAGCTGAAAACCATCACTTTACCCTTAACGCTGGCTTTACCTTGGCATGGAAGAGCGTGGGAAAGTTACGCAACCGGGCGTTTGGGTTATACCCAACGTTTTCACGACATTACCTTGTACGAAGAGTTAGACCCCACTCGCGACCATGAAAAACTTAAAGTTTATTCTGGCTTCTTAGCTGGTGGTGCGCATTGGGATGGCCTTGAGAATTGGCGATTTACGGCCGAGTTGGGAGGCAGTATCCGACGCTTAGAGCAAGAGTATATTTACAACAATTCGATTAGTCAGATTTTTCAGCCGTTATTCGATGGGGTGTTAACTAACTTTTCGCTGAACGCTTGGATGTTACAGCCCAGTCTAGCCCTGCAGTATCAAAAGCGTTGGACCAAACACAAACTTAAGTATCGTTCGCGCTTTGCTTATATGTACGGTGAAAGCTTTGGCGCTGATGTGCCCTCGCACCAAGTAGACATTGCGGCCAGTTCTTGGCGAAATACGCTGTATTACTCTCATCCTATTGGGCGAATGTTGGATATTTCTTTTGCCGGGCAGCTTTCTGCTTCGCGTGTAGACCTAGGGGGGAATACTAACGAGGCCTTTCAAACTCCGCATTATTACGAGTTTGGTTTTGATTTATTAATGGGAACAGGCGCTTACGGCGAAGGTTGGTTAGATAATGTGAGTATAGGTTTGCTGTTTAATTATGGCAGTGTGCTGAAAGGCGGCAGCCTAGTATTTAATTACAATACTTACTAG
- the dbpA gene encoding ATP-dependent RNA helicase DbpA yields the protein MSQTDFSTLALHPDLLKNLETLGYSSMTPIQAQSLPLILDGKDVIAQGKTGSGKTAAFGLGLLNALEVKRFRIQTLVLCPTRELADQVAKEIRKLARSIHNIKVLTLCGGMPFGPQIGSLEHGAHIVVGTPGRIEEHLRKGTLRLDNVKNLILDEADRMLEMGFQSAIDAIIELAPKQRQTLLFSATFPEQIESIANNIMHQPVRVEVASTHDNSSISQHFFKVDDNEQRMLALRLLLLQHRPKSSVVFCNTKREAQEVADELSLLGFSALALHGDLEQRERDQTLVQFANNSAAILVATDVAARGLDIDSLDAVFNYHLARDTEVHVHRIGRTGRAGSKGIACSFFSDKEHYKVALLEDYLGRSINDEELPSMALLNKKPAAPLMATLQIDGGKKQKVRAGDILGALTGENGIAGAQVGKINLFDNRAYVAVEREALKRARKKLEDGKMKGRSFRVRHLPC from the coding sequence GTGAGCCAAACAGATTTTTCCACTCTTGCCCTACACCCCGATCTACTTAAAAACTTAGAGACTCTGGGTTATAGCTCAATGACGCCAATTCAAGCGCAAAGCCTACCGCTGATTTTGGACGGTAAAGATGTGATTGCCCAAGGTAAAACCGGCTCGGGCAAAACCGCTGCCTTTGGCCTAGGCCTGCTAAATGCCTTAGAGGTAAAACGCTTTCGCATTCAAACCCTAGTATTGTGCCCAACTCGCGAACTGGCCGACCAAGTAGCCAAAGAAATTCGCAAATTGGCGCGTAGCATTCACAACATTAAAGTACTTACCTTATGTGGCGGCATGCCTTTTGGCCCGCAAATCGGTTCTTTAGAACACGGCGCGCATATTGTAGTGGGCACGCCAGGGCGTATTGAAGAGCATTTACGCAAAGGCACATTACGTTTAGACAACGTGAAAAACTTAATCTTGGATGAAGCCGATAGAATGCTGGAAATGGGCTTTCAATCGGCCATTGATGCGATTATTGAGCTGGCTCCCAAACAGCGCCAAACCTTGTTATTTAGTGCCACCTTCCCCGAGCAAATCGAAAGTATCGCCAACAATATTATGCACCAGCCAGTGCGAGTAGAAGTGGCCAGCACCCACGACAATAGCTCTATTAGCCAACACTTTTTTAAAGTAGATGATAATGAACAGCGCATGCTAGCTTTGCGTTTATTGCTATTACAACACCGCCCTAAATCCAGCGTTGTGTTTTGCAATACCAAGCGAGAAGCTCAAGAAGTGGCCGATGAACTGAGCTTACTCGGTTTTAGCGCTTTAGCCCTACATGGTGATTTAGAGCAGCGCGAACGAGACCAAACCTTAGTGCAATTTGCCAACAACAGTGCGGCAATTTTAGTGGCAACCGACGTAGCAGCTCGTGGCTTAGATATTGACTCTTTAGATGCAGTATTCAACTACCACCTAGCGCGCGATACCGAAGTGCATGTGCACCGCATTGGCCGAACCGGTCGTGCCGGCAGCAAAGGTATTGCCTGTTCTTTCTTTAGCGATAAAGAGCACTATAAAGTGGCCTTACTTGAAGACTACCTTGGCCGCAGCATTAATGATGAAGAGCTTCCATCAATGGCTTTGCTTAACAAAAAGCCAGCCGCTCCACTTATGGCTACCTTGCAAATTGATGGCGGTAAAAAGCAAAAAGTGCGTGCTGGAGATATTCTTGGCGCGCTCACCGGTGAAAATGGCATTGCAGGCGCACAAGTAGGCAAAATTAACTTGTTTGATAACCGCGCCTATGTGGCTGTAGAGCGAGAAGCACTTAAACGTGCACGCAAAAAACTGGAAGACGGTAAAATGAAAGGACGCTCTTTTAGAGTTCGCCACCTGCCTTGCTAA
- a CDS encoding NYN domain-containing protein: MKKIAVFADVQNIYYTCREAYAKQFNYRRLWQQLQEQGSIVAAYAYAIDRGDNQQLKFQDALKHIGFDVKLKPFIQRSDGSAKGDWDVGITIDVLEAAREVDMVVLLSGDGDFAILLDKINQDYDVETLVYGVPSLTAHALINSASLYQAIEQPLLQ; the protein is encoded by the coding sequence GTGAAAAAAATTGCCGTATTCGCCGATGTACAAAACATCTACTACACCTGCCGAGAGGCCTACGCAAAACAATTTAACTACCGTAGGTTATGGCAACAATTGCAAGAGCAGGGCAGCATTGTTGCAGCCTACGCTTACGCCATTGATCGCGGCGACAATCAACAACTTAAGTTTCAAGATGCATTAAAACACATTGGTTTTGATGTAAAACTAAAACCCTTTATCCAGCGCAGTGATGGCTCAGCTAAAGGTGATTGGGATGTAGGCATTACTATTGACGTGCTAGAGGCAGCACGAGAGGTAGACATGGTTGTATTGCTATCTGGCGATGGCGATTTTGCCATTCTGTTGGACAAAATAAACCAAGATTATGATGTAGAAACACTGGTGTATGGTGTGCCTAGCCTTACCGCTCATGCCTTGATCAACTCCGCCAGTTTATACCAAGCCATCGAACAACCGCTGCTTCAATAG